Part of the Arvicanthis niloticus isolate mArvNil1 chromosome 2, mArvNil1.pat.X, whole genome shotgun sequence genome, TAGAATTTGACAACAACAGATTCTGGTCACAGGGATAAAGATCCATTTCTTGACATTTAGGTTGTGAATTGAGTTTTTTATTTggattgttatttttttttaattgagaaaatgtttttagACAATACTTGGCCCTTGTTTTAATCATCTAATTCCTTCCAAatcctccccacctccacacccACTCAAAGCCTTCCTTTCTCaatctctctttagaaaagaaacaaattaacaaatGTCTCAATACTTTCTCCATCTCAGGATCTATTTATTACATGCATTGTCTGCAGTATTTTTCAATGCTGATGTTCCACAATCAGAcataaaagtcttttaaaatatgtgttgCTCCATACCAAACATGTTTTAGTATGGATATTTAACGTATGAACCTGACTTCTTATTCTACATTATAGTTATTCAGACCATCTCAAGAATTCCAAATTTCTCCACACTTTAtagaaatctgaaaatgaaaagtCCATACCATGGGTAAGAAAGGCAGTAGAGTATTACTTGGCAATAAAGGcaaatttacagaaaaaaaaaatgagctgaaTCTGGGTAATGATGggtaaaatataatacataagaGAAAGGGACAATTCTGGAATCACATTTGAATGAGTGTCTAATCGATATTTCAGCAGATTTCAGTTGtccacagaagaggaggaagattgtaggagccagaggagtcaaggacaccaaaaGAACACAGACTGCAGAATCAACTAAAGAGGGCTCATAAGGCCTCAAAGAGACTAAAGCAGCAAACAAGGGAGACTGCACTAGGAGGGTTagcactaggtcctctgcatatatgttatagtcATTAGTGtcatattttttatctttatggtAATCCTAAAAGTGGTAGTagaggtgtctctgactcttttgtgtGCCCATGGAATCCTTGCCCCACTCAGTCCTGATATGACAATTTGTGCCTAGTTTTATTGTAACTTCTTAAGCAGTCTTCATTCTTTTCTGAATGGAAATGTAGAATGAGTAAATCTGGGAGAGAAGGGAGTAAGTACttagaggagtggagggagaggaaactatgtgagacattatttaaaagaagaatagTAAATAACTGTCTCAGTAATTAACATTGCTAGCTGTAAATTTTaagtatactatatataatttaacttcttttgtggttttatgaAATTTTTGCTGCAATTAAATAGTCAGGGCATAAATTTATATTGTACCTCAGCTTTTTCTGTGACACAGAATCCCAAATTTATCTCTTGAACTAATAGCAGAGTTTAGAACTGGTGTTTTGTACTTTTCCTTCTATATTTATGATAGTATTATTGTTTTAGCCTTTTACACTTTCTCTAAAATTCAGTGTTTCTATTAATCTTTGTATTAGTCATGATTTTTTACAGTGTTTGTGTATTTAATTTATTGAACATATTTCCAGAATTAGTTTACTAGTTTCTcaccattttgattttattattgaaTTCTCCTTTATATTTTGAAGTTGTCTTCTGTTATGTTTTTCATTCATGCAAGACTATTCTGTTTATGAAATTTATTCTACTGAGGATATAattgagtgtgtatatgtaaaaCTTAAATATACCAAAGTATATTTCATAAGAGCCAGAAGGATAAAAATACGGTGTTTATAAAGTAGGAACAACGTAAGCttatatgaaaacagaaacttgACATCTTGAAAACTATATTTGGTTATTTTGTGTTTACTGTTAATCTCTACACAAGAAATTGTGCCCAACAGAAGCACTCTGACTTTGAGAAATATTCCAGTCATTGACAAAATAAGATATGTAATACACATACAGCAGATTTCATCATTTTAATACGATATGAATTGTACTTTCTGAATTAAACACTAAGTGTTTTGCATTAACTAACATCTGCTGGTTGGAAGCCTCAATAATTGACTAGTAAGATACCTAAGATACTGGAAATCAGCTAGGAACTGGAGGgacatgctttttatttttttaaattcactttacattctgatttcTGTTCCACCTCCAGGTCACCCCTTCCACAGTTCTTCTCCCAAAAcattctccccttctcctctgagagagttgAAACCCCCAACTCCAGGTATTTCCCCATCTAGGCACATGAAATATCTGTAGGACTAGACACTTCTCCCACAGAGATGAGGTAAGACATCCAAGTTTGGAGAATAGATTATacagacaagcaacagctttAGGAATAGCTTCTACTTCAGTTGTTTGGGACCTGCATGatgaccaagttgcacatctacATATGATCAAGGAACCTAAGCCCagcacatgtatgttcttttgttgatGGTTTAGTCACAGAAAGaacccaagggtccaagttagttgacactgttggtcttcttgtgctGTTTCTATCCTCTTGGGATACCATCAACCTTTCTCCAACACACCGTTAACCCCtgcacttggaagcagaggcaaccACATATCTAATAGGTCAAAACCAGTGTCATCTACTAAGCAAGTTTGAGGAcacccaaggctacatagagagaacctgtgttaaacaaaacaaaaagtacactGGCAATACTCCACATTGTTCTTCTCAAAAATCAGTTGCACATGTTcctaaagttcttttattttaatgacaATACAGAAAGTGTAAacaatattttcatgaaaaaattCTTTTCACAAATACATTGAAAATCTCAACTGTAAGAAAGTAAACATActtgtaaatttttaaatataatattagaTATGTATAATATCAGATGTTGACAATTAAATTAATGTTAAATCTTGATAATGTGATTGCAGTAGCAGCTCAAAAAAGAGGCAGGAATATAAGATCTACTTTAGCGTTGTAAATCCTATCATTTAAATAAttagaaagacaaagaaataaataataattatcatcTTTGGTCCATCAATGAAGAAGCTTCATACATGATTGAATTCTTAGTAATAGACTCAGGGAGAGGATGTACAATGCAGTATACAAATTAGTAATATGATTTTATGTCATTGAATAATTGGTTTATATGCTATTGCAATAAAATGGAGCAATTAATTGATATTATTTCTGCTTTGACATTTAAACATAGTATATTATTATCTAGAATTGGTAGAAAATAGAGACAGTAATTTAGATTTATTGACTTTCTTCATATGAGATGAGGTTTTTAtaacataaaacacaaaaatacataggatttctgtctgaaataaggaaaagaattaaggcaaaaataaaagttatacaaCAGCATCAAAACAACTTACAACTTATGAGCACAAATGTATGTATGCCTTAGAAATAATTATCATGTGACTGTAAAGAATTCTTATAAGACCaactacatattaaaaaaaacaatgtaatgAATTTTAAACTTCTAAATCCTAACATCCACAGCGTCTAGAAGagaaatttctaaatatttcttacTCTGAAACTGATTATAATTAGTTGGTCAAATTACACTGTATTTGTATAAAATAGAGAAACTGTAAGTCCATGTGAACTAAGAAAAGTACCACAGTCTCCTGCTCCCCTCTAACCTCTCTTTGACTATCACTGTGTGACTATCACCATCACGcatgcgcgcatgcacacacacacagacacacacacacacacacacaccacactattCATAATTATGTCAAGTGAGAGTGTAGTTTTGAGCTGAAAAGTCTCCTGACTGTGTCCTTAACATCTTTATTTCTAAGGCTGTAGATAAGGGGGTTCAGCATGGGGATCATGATTGTGTAAAGAGCAGTGGCCACTTTGACAAAGAGCCGTGAGCTGTTTGAGTTGGGAACACAATACAGGAGGAGTAAAATCCCATGGAAGATTGTTATAGCAGTCAGGTGGGAAGTACAGGTGGAGAAGGCTTTTCGTAGTCCTCCTTTGGAAGGCATCTTTATAATAGTGACAACTATGAACACATATGAGGCTAAGGTGATCAGGACACTGGAAGATTCACTAAATATAGAAATGACTAAGCATGTCATCTGGCTAAAGGAGGAGTCAGAGCAAGACACAGAGATGACAGCAGAGTACTCACAGCCAAAATGATTGATGATGCCATATTCACAATATGATAGTTGCAAAAGAGTATATATGAGTATCACAGTACATAATCCACCAGTCATGTATGTCCCAGCTACTAGCAGAGCACAGAATTGAAGAGGCATTACAACTCTATAGCGTAGGGGATTACAAACAGCCACAAACCTGTCATAGGCCATCACTGCTAACATGAACATTTCTGTAATCACAAAtgtacaaatgaagaaaaattgtATCATGCATCCTTTGAAAGAAATGGTCCTATCTTCCATGATCAAGATCTGCAGAAGTTTGGGTGTAAATACACTAGAATAACATATATCCAAAAATGAAAGGTGGCTTAGGAAAAAATACATGGGTGTGTGAAGTTTGGGATTGATTTTTATAACCACAAGTATGCCTAGGTTCCCCATCAATGTTACTGAGTAGATGgtcaagaagaggaggaagaggggtatTTGGAGCTGTGGATATTCTGAGAAACCAACCAAGATGAATGTGGTCGCGGAACTCTGGTTCATCACTTCATAGGCCATCACTTCTCAGATTATaagtgaggaagaagagaaaaatgagacttaATGGATCATGAGAGAGTGGAGCAGTTGAAACTCATGTGAGGCTCACCATAAATCATGAAGTCAGATGTGGACATATTCCATTTGTGAATGTTCTGCCTTGTTTTAGGTTCTTATGTGGATAGTCAGTAATTAGTAAGTTAGGACAACGTCTTTTGTTCTTCTCTTTGCTCTTCACTATTgtatttttctcatctgtaattAAAATGTAGTGCTCATCAGTATCATTCTATGTgaattatgtttatgtgcatatgtaaatgatatattcatttatttgatgCTAGAGTAATTCATGGTAAAATATCATTATAGTCATCAGAAACATATTGCAAAGTTATATGTAAGCACTGAGAAGGTTGCAGTGGCCATTAGTCCAAGATAGAGGATGTTTGCACAAAGTAAATACCGAACATATGTTTGCAAAGGACAAATGTTTGACTGTAAGTGGAAGAATACTAGAAAAGTATTTTCACATTTCAAGTTTTCATATTTCTTACCTTTAGCAAAATTTTCATTCATTGTGTTCATATATTAAAGAGGACATAACCAGTTATTTGTTGgcaattagaaacaaaatgaaataagttagcattaaaaatgtaataatctatttttaatgaaaatacataCTATTTAATTTGAAACAATTGTAAGTGCTTTTGTCATGTggcaagagagaaaatgaaaattatccAAGATTAAATAATGTGACATTCTATATATTACTCAAAGATACTAGATAATAATTACAAGTTCATAGGTTGAGAACTGACACATCTTTTGTTCTTATCCCTAACAAGTAATTTACCTTAATCCAAATCACTATTATTTTCTAGGGGAGACCACACTGGGGTTTATGGAACCTTTATGAACTTTATTCAGTCAGTCATATGTATGGCAAGAAAATTTTATCTCTGAACTTAGATTAATTCTATAGTCTTGAAACTACAtatttgccgggtggtggtggcacacgcctttaatcccagtacttgggaggcagaggcaggcagatttctgagtttgaggccagcctggtctaaagagtgagttccaggacagccaaggctatacagagaaaccctgtctcgaaaaacaaaaaacaaaaaaaataaaaaaaaccaaacaaacaaaaaagaaattacatattttgaaAAGCCTCTGATAATAATCTACTACcactatatataattttgttaaagccattatatacataaacattcTTCAGTAGTCATTGAAAAAAGAGCAACCAGAATAATTACAAAATATGTTAATTAAATAACCTAAGTAAATTGTCTGTCTCAAAACCAGGCAAAGCAGATTTAAACTAAAAGAATTCCTAACAATTTACATTTCTTGTATTATTCCTTGTATTGAGAaaattttccactattttttCAATAGTTAACATTCCACACACctaaaaacctatttttaatgttGTGACTACAGAATCCCAAACACTgactataattaattttaaatttaatgcaccaaaaatattaaattcttcTCCTccgtctccttcctcttcttcctcctccttttcctcttcctcttcttcttcatcttctgcttcttcttattattattactattattattgatatttattaataatatttgctttttatgagtcttatattttattttgaatatccCTAAATAATTAGAATCCTagtatattttcatgtatatttacAAGTATTTCAAGCAAAAATGCCTACTCTTCCTTTTAACTAAAGAAATAGCATTACACTTGCTCTTGTGTCTTTGTTCCCTCCTTCACAACTTGATCTTCTCTCTTGTGTACATTTGCTGTCTTACTTGTTTTCCCATACAAGATAATTTGTGTCTCAGAATACATAAACAACTTTCTTCATCAGCTCTGCATCTTGATTTAGTACAGGAGCATTATGAGGCTGAATACTGATACCCCTGAATTCAAGATTCTGATGCAGAAAATTCATGAATTTGAGGCAATTATATGCAAATACTGACAATATCTCAATACaagacaaaaacataaataattttataatttggtaCAGCTAAATAAACTATTCTGTGTATATACtgcatttttattatctattgaAGAGTACATATGTGTATCCCATTTCAAAGGATATATTAAAATAGCTGAAGTACGATTAGGGCATTATACGTTGtgccaagcaaacaaaagaaacagcacacattataaaactatatataatgtAGAAACACTCAGAAAAGCTTTAGCTGTCCATTCTCTAAGTGAATATTTCAATCATGTCATTGTCTTGTGCTGATAATAATACAAAgtataataaaaacaagaaaaacataatcaaGACTTCTAAAACAATCATTGCTGAAATGATGTTATGATGGTAATGTTTTGTACTATAACTGAGGTGTTCTTTGAAGTGTATTGCAGTAGATAACAAAGGACATTGGTAGACTACTAAAGGGAATAAAACATGCTGATTTtatagcatttaaaataaaacagcaacaacaaaaaagacctgTAGAGCTGTATTTTGTCTCCATTTAAAACTAGGATTAAGATTAACTTTTGTATCTATATTCACATTTCCCCTAATGTCAGTGTTACATCAACATATGCCTGTCCTATCTCTAGTGCTTATTGATTATTGTGCTTATTGATATGGCTCTGGGAAAGTACTCCAAATCAGTGATCAGCAAATCAAAGAGATAACACTATGTGCCTCCTGTGGTATTATCTCTATTATTACTGATTTCATGTCATTTTGATTAAGGGTTCTTTACTCTCTGGCTATTGAATAATCCATATTTTGCTTAATTGTAAAGACACTAATATCCCCAAGTTtgacataattttataaaattcataaatttatATTGCATTGCACACACTTAAATGAATCATGTAAGAAGCacaaaaaacaaatgattttcttcattcttatCAGTATATtcattgctttaaaaacaaagcagaacaaaaacacaaacaaggtctcattgtgtagaGATAGCCTGAAATTCACTAGACCAAGTTAGCTTTTAACTTATAAAACTAAACCAGGCTATGCTTCCCAAAGGTGTAGAAAAAGGGCATAAACTCACAATATAAAAAGAAGTCATGATTTTGAAAAAATCACATGTGGAGGAATTTAAGAGAGTGTTTAGAGAAAGGAACAAGAgaataaagtaaatatatgtaataactgaataacatttttaaaggcCCACATTAACTTTTAGaggattttaattttataacatctgtgaaaaaaattattgtttgaTGCTTTATATTCTGTTTTAGAGACAAGCTGTGTACACAGCTCTTCAAAAAAAGCTGctttttttctgtatcaattctgGAAATGTTACTACTGCTCCATTTTTATTTGCAACTATGACATTCAGCTTTGTATAACCTGCTTCATATATTGTGTTATTTTTAGTGGACATATTTTGTGAGCTTTGTACTCTGCATCTAAATTTATTAAAGTTATGAGGACAAACTGTTAGGTAAGTATTGGCTTAATTTTTTGCACAGTAACTTAACAGTAAGAAAAGAGCTTTAAATTTAGGATAGTTGAAAGGAAACAATAAATTTCAAGTTTAATACCAAAAGTTGtatcattaaataaaataggaaTGTATTATCCTTTTCTGGCTCACATCAGTTTACCCTTTCCTTCAGTATGTGTGGATCCTATGTACATCCACAGAAT contains:
- the LOC117704219 gene encoding olfactory receptor 1165-like, with translation MAYEVMNQSSATTFILVGFSEYPQLQIPLFLLFLTIYSVTLMGNLGILVVIKINPKLHTPMYFFLSHLSFLDICYSSVFTPKLLQILIMEDRTISFKGCMIQFFFICTFVITEMFMLAVMAYDRFVAVCNPLRYRVVMPLQFCALLVAGTYMTGGLCTVILIYTLLQLSYCEYGIINHFGCEYSAVISVSCSDSSFSQMTCLVISIFSESSSVLITLASYVFIVVTIIKMPSKGGLRKAFSTCTSHLTAITIFHGILLLLYCVPNSNSSRLFVKVATALYTIMIPMLNPLIYSLRNKDVKDTVRRLFSSKLHSHLT